AGGGTAGTTTGAGAGTTAGACGTCTTTCTACTCTCAATAGGGCCTTTTATGTAAGTGGAATTGGCGCCTTGCGAATGAAAGGGAGACTCTTTGGAAGCATGTTATAAGTAGGAAGTTTAAGGAGGAAGAAGGGGGGTGGTGTACTAAGGAAGTGAGCGAGGGGTTTGGTGTGggattttggaaggaaatcaaGAAGGAAGGGTCTCTTTTGCAAAACAAAGTTGTATTTTCTGTGGGGGATGGTAGAAGAGTGAACTTTTGGAAAGACAAATGGTGCGGTAACATTTTGTGATTCTTTCCTCTCTTTGTATGCCTTAGTGGCTTCTAAAGAGGCTTGGTTAGTGGAGTTGTGAGACTCAACGGGCGAGGAAGGGGGTTGGAGTCCTAGGTTCTctagacctttcaatgattgggaggtggagagGCTACTTGTGACAATACAAGGAAAGAAGCTTAATCCTAATTTAGAAGATAGGGTGTTGTGGAAATAGACTAAGGACaggattttttctttcaaatctcTTTATAGTGCTCTAGATTCAAGAAGTGTTGTTCAATTTCCAAAGAGCATCATTTGGAGTCCTTGTGTTCctaccatagttttaaaaggctcaaggcgcaccaaggcgcaaagtagtcctggagcctgaggcgcaaggcgcatctaaggcgcgggctttagtgaagtgaggcgcaccctttcccctttctttttctcctattttccccctatttttcttcttctttttcttcttcttcttcacttctccagcACGGAAGAGGCTAGGGCAAAGAGTGGCAGTGGTCTCGGGTTGAGAAAGACCAGAAAAGGGGGGTGGATGGAAGGAACaggccaaaacggcgtcgttttggcctgttttttttttttaaagaacagggtccaaaacgacgtcgttttggttCCTGTGCACTTAAGTGAATAggctccaaaacgacgtcgttttggtcaCTGTGCACTTAAGTGAACAGtgtccaaaacgacgtcgttttgggccagaaaaaaaaaaaaaaaaattagggctggCTGGGGTGTCTCTGCAGCTCGActggaggaggaagaagaggaagaagaagaagaagaagaagaagaaaaagaaggaggaggaggaggaggggcGCGTACCTGGTCGGGCCGTCAGAGGCGCCTCGGGCGACCGCCTCGCGCCTTGCTGGAGGAGAGCGCCTTGCGCGCTTAAGCGGCGCCTTCGTGAAGGGGCGTCGCCTCCCTTCAGGCGAGGTGCCGGAGGGTGGCGTCGCGCCGCCCCGAGCCTAGGCGCGCCTTAGGCGCGCCTTTCAGAACTATGGTTCCTACaaaagtgggtttttttgcttggaaagCCTCTTGGGGTAAGGTGTTAACTTTGGATCGACTTAAAAAGAGGGGGTGGACTTTAGCTAATAGATGCTTCTTTTGTTGTGAGAAagaagagtctattgatcatattctaATTCATTGCACCAAGACAAGAGTTTTATGGGAGTTattgtttgctctttttggAGTGATGTGGGTCCTTCCTTATTCGGTTAGAGATACTCTTCTTGGTTGGCATGGTATCAACATGGGCAAGAAGCATAAGGTGTGGATGGCAGCCCCCTTATGTCTTTTTTGagtggtttggaaggaaagaaataaaattgcttttgaaaatgaggaactTTCGATTCATaggatgaaaaattcttttgtatgtaatttttggCTTTGGACTAAGTCGATTATAGATGAAGGACCTCTTcttttaatcaacttttttgattggttgggtgtCAGATGAGGGCTGATGATTTTTTGTATCCcccttctttttgttcttgcttTTTGGCGCCTCTTGTATCCCTTGTATGCTTTGGGTCAGCCTTTAGGTACCCTTtcttctaatatatattttttctgtgtgtttacttatcaaaatatatatataaacttaagaGTAGGAAATAAAACAACCATGATGGTAGGACCACCGATCACAATCTAGATGTTCTCATACATAACAACTGCTGCATTTTATCCACTTGAAGAAATTAAGACATTCTGTACATTCATAGAACTTCATTAACTAGACAGATAGGGTGGTAACTGGACAATGGACATTAAAGAGGAAAGCAAAGGTTGCATAGCAATTCCGGAAGAAGCACTATACATGAGATTTAATATTCCTTTTTGGCATTGATAAAGTAGGCAAAGGATGCTCCTGCCTTACATAATGTGATAGATGTAAGGGTTATTTTTCCCTATTGTGCTAATGATGCCCGTACTTCCATGCCCAAGTCAATAAGCAAAATCCTCCCAACACCTATTGGCATGATTACCCCTCCCCACTAGTTTTTAACACTAGCCAAGCTGCACAATTGACCGTATTGCACTCTGGCTTGACAGCATCAACCCTCTCAATTTGCAGCACTAAATAGGCTTCCCCTTTTAGAAGCAAACAGCAGTCCTGAATCAATTGGAAACTGTACATAGTGCAGGATTTTCAAGAGTTTATCAAGAGAACTTAGCAGAACAAGCAACCTAGTACTTTTTGCCATTCCTAAAGCTAATCAAATAGCCCCTAGATGCATTCATCCTTCCTAATTCCCctacttttctcttcttttctgtTTCTAGAACATGCATAtgaatcataaaaattaaatgcatCGAGTCTGATAGCCTATCAGAAAATATGAATTAGCTGCATTACATGTGTTTTGCATGTGTGTGGACACACAATGTTCGTGCATGACCTATGTCAATGACAATCCATTCAAGTTACAACATGCAAAACTACCTAAAATACCGTCTCTTTCTAAGTTACAAAGTCATCTAAATATATTTGCTGCAAAGCTCTCAGTAAATACATGTTAGTTGATAATAAACGACACAAATATCCAACATAGCTGCCATataataattccaaatctaacCTCAATCAATATAAATGTTAGATCATACCTTATCAAACTCTAGAGTTAATGTAACTGACTTCACACAACAAGGGAGTTTAAGGGCCATCTCCATCACCCCTGGTGACACCTTGTCTTCAGAAGGTGAAATGCGCATCCTCTCAATGAAATCCGTGACAGATTGAGGTTTTCCATCAACAAACACTTGTAGGGTATGAAAATATACCCTAACATACCAGGGCACAACTTGGAAAACATTAAACCGCAACATACAACTGTTTTCAATGGTATCAGCAACACAGAGCCCATCACTTGGTTCAGTAGCTTTTAAGGAAATAGCAATGGCACCCCTTTCATTTCCACTTCCCATTAAAAATCTACTAGCATGTAATGGTGCTTGAGGAGATGACCAAACTACAGGAAACTTCCATGTAAACCCCAAATCAAATGGCTCGGAATTACTATAGTTATCAATCAAGTATTCATACAGAACTATTGAGGTATCATCATGCAAGATATTCACTTCTTTAATCACCCTATTTGGGGCAATGGATAATTCAAAGCCTGGGTTATTCCAAGTCTTTTCAAAGGTTACATTACCAGCCCCAGATCCTTCATCTTCTGCATGCAAATTTTTCAGTTCAGACACCAAACCCCTCTCAACTTGAACATACACATTACTAGATTTTGCAAGAACACATCTTCCACTGACTTTCCTCCCAAAAATTGAGCTCAAAGACCAACTGGGTTGTAATACTGAGTCACTGGAATAAGTCATGCTAGCTCTTTGAGAAGTAGTAGGTTGAAGAACAACTGTAAGGGTTTGATCAAGTGCTATCCCCGATTCTACCTCCGTTGAGCCAAATTCGGTTGAGCTCAAACGCAACCTCTGGGAATGATAAAAGCCTCTATAAATAGATGGTCTGTCCATTAATGCAGCTAGCCCAGCTTTATCTCGACAAGGAAGCAACTTCAACCAGGGAGTTAGGTTCTCAGTGCAAACAGCTTCACGAGGCAAAGAGCCATACCTCAGACTGCCAGAAAATGGCTGAAATCCCCAATCAGGAGCAGAATATGCAGTAGAAGACTCTAGGAAGTTGATTGAAGCACAAAAGAGACCCGAAAGTGTGTGAGTTAAATTTTTCCAGGAAGCATCAACCAGATCATGTGGGACATCAAAGACTGCCCACAACTCAACCCCAGGCGGCTTTGCATTGCTGCTTGATATGGGGTCAAACCCACCCCAGCGTTCGTAATTCCAGCGACCTTGAGTGAAGGACAACTCCATCTCCCGAATCCGAAATTTCTGGACCTGCTCAAGCATCACCAAGGCCATAATTCAGTCACCAAATTGTCAAGGACTCAAAAGCACTAGCTTGAAACAAACTATAAGAAACCAAAATTAGCATTACTTTCCTTTAGCCTTGTTTGCTTTAATGGAGAATCCCCAGAATttgtttctttcaaattttcatagaTCACCATGGATATGTTACCATGAAGTTTGAGAAAAACATTAAATGTGCTTTGAACTGCATCCAGAGTTCAACTCATGAAAATTTTCCTATGCAactaaaggaaaggaaaaacataatgaaaatgaaaggaagCCATATGGCTTCTGACAGAAAGTCCAACTCATGCCTTGCTAAATAAGCAAAACCAGGAGATTCAGAGAGTTAtggttttcttcaaattttcgacatctttctcagcaaccaaacagagcacaCAAACAATAAAACATCCATATAGATGGATAAAACGTGCGGTTCAATGCAGACACAAATCCAACTTCAGCTGTATTAACAGTGGAAACACAAATAATAATAGCCAAGATAATAAAACCTTGGAGATTCAAAcgtttttcttttctatgattttactgaaaataaaacaaacaaaatcatAGATACTACGACCTAATAAAAAAGGCTTTGGGCACAACATCCTACTTCTGCGGTGTTAATCATAGCAACAGATACCTAAGTAATAAAAATGTccgagattaaaaaaaaaaaaatcagtgttccttaattttccaacattttctcaGCGACCAAACGGAGCacagaaacaagaaaaagaaaacaaagatacAGAAATTACCAGCTGATAAAGAGCTTTCGGGAAGAGGCGGTGGTGGTGGCCATAAGTTCTCGTGGGAGGAGCTTTGCTTTCGAAGTGGAAATGCGCGAGCACTTTGCGATCGGCCAGAGGTTTCAGCAGCAGTTCTTCTgagaattcttcttcttcttcttggctGAGTGAGGCGGAGGCTATAGAGGAAAACAGGAGGACTGCGATGAGGAAACGAAGAACAGCAGCCATGGCGATGGAGGTGGCGGTGGTGGGCTGTTGGCTACCAGGTTATCGACCGGAGATCTGTCATTGCAGCCACACCCACCCTCTAAACCGATCGGAGTGCGAGTTGGATCAATGTGAGCGATCGTAGGGATCCAACTGCAAGCCCGCACCTCCGGGTCGGCATTTTGGATCTACCCGAATCTTTCCATTTGGGTCTACCCGACCGTAGAAAATTTCATGACTAAGGTCGGTCCGTTAAATATAGGgcaaatctattttttattttttttatttttatattttctttatttttttctgtttttcatctttattttcttttctttatattttctttcaaaaatttcaagaaataaacATAAGGTTAGTATTCTACTCTCTTTTATAGGATTTCATACTAAATTTTGGcataatctaaaatattaattcattaattaaccttgcttttattttatttttatttttgagtttttaCTTTATTAATTATAGGGTTTAATATGGTAACCAATATTTGGTTAAACCTAAGTTTCGATGATGATAAAATATGACACGAATTTAACATCTAATTTTAAGTGTAATAAGTAGGCAGATTTTCTTTGATCAATTAAGAAGAAACTATATAAAGCTATGCAACTTAACGTTGATGTGCACTAACAATGGacgcataaaaaaaattttaaaggtaCCTAACAATTCAAAATCTCTTCAAGTTTGTtgataataaaatcaatattttcttatctATATAgggttttcaaaaatgattaGAAGTATGTTATGGTCGTTCTCGAACCTAACTGAGtttgaaaattgtaaatttacaaaattttgaaaaattaagtgGACTAATTGTTTGATTGGGGGGTTTTGAGTTACAAACTTGACAATGACTAACAATTTTGCGGTAATTGAGGTTTTGCTTCAATCGATCAAGAAGTTTATAGTTTAATAGTCACTTTGTATGATTTTTCCAATGACTAGTTCTCTAGTTGTTGACCAATCAATCAACTAGTAGAGCTAAAACCATGCCCAATTGCTAATTTCACTCCAAAACTCTTGTTTAAGGCTTTCCAAGTGCATATATAAGAAGCCcaacattttgaaattatttttacataattttattaagCTTTAAAAAGTATTTGAGTACACTTTTTCATACAACTTACTAATCTATACTTAATGCACCTTAAttatagtttttcttgtataatttaattttattttcaagctAATTTACAAAAGGTAGACTCATTATGGTCATGATTAAGTAGGACGCTTAATAAATCACTTTCATCCAACCAATattaatatttggaaaaaaataaccaaagttgatttaattaattagataaaataCTAGTGGGGTTTATGAGAAATCacattgataaaaaaatgtaaatttattttaattgcttAATATATGGTACATTCACATATTTGATGAATggaagaaaattcaaatttgttacTAAAATGCAAACTAATTTCCATTGATGTGGTGATTGTGTTTTGGGTTttgataatgataaatataatgaTTATGATAATTGGATTACTTAGagaaaatgactaaaaaaaaaaaaaaaaaaaacatgttgcATGTTTTAGGGCGTATTTGGcaacatttttttaaacacttttcaAGAATAGGTTTTAATAGCGAttcttgattattttaaaaaataaattcaatttatgaagttaaatataaaatcaattttctttcttaatttgtGAATATACCATGCATTTATGTATAATACAAatgctttcaaaatatttttcatatttttaatcatttatcaaaatatcttaaatttgttttgaaaaacaacaagctttcataataaattcttaaaaaactatttttaaaattcaaattttatgttaattCCAAATGAGGCCTTGAAATGTTCAAATATGCTTTCAAGCATTTTTAacctcaaattctttttataacgttaaattattaaaaaaaatattttttaaagtgagGACAATAAGTTgaattataaactttttttttttgagaaaataaaaagggaagaaaTGGGATTCATTccatacaaatataaaataccATCTCTTGTGggacaaaaaaatggaaaaatatatttgagagaatgaaaattaaaaaagaaaaaagaaaattttcaaaattgttaatttaaaaaatacttttcatattaaatatttctcataataataataataattaatattgaaaattagcATGGGATTGatgtttaagtttttttttttttttttttttttttgtgatttataGCATTTTTTCATTGGAAGGAGGGTCTGGTTCTCCCGAGGTTTCTTCTCTTCCTCACAATCTCACCAACCTCTCtctcctttctcctttttttgtCAAATCATTTCTAACCTCTCCTAAGCCTTCTCCAATCCAGCCTACAATGGCTGTCGATCATCATCTTCCCTAACCTCCACCCTCCTTTTTCCCTGTTAATCATCGCCATAGCTAGACAGGATGGCCCTTTGGAGCCCCCCTTCATCTCTACCCCTCCTGGGCCTCCTGTCCATTATAATTTTTCTCCGTCCCACCTCTGTCGTCACTTCTCCTTCTGGTATACGCCATGGAATTATCCGAAAACCCTCCTCCTATGAGCCTGCAGTCGTCCTCTTCCGTGAAGCCCCCGCTTTCCGAAATGGGGATGCCTGCGGCTCGTCGGATGCGGACAGGATACATGTGGTCATGACCCTTGACGCCAACTATCTCAGAGGCACCATTGCAGCTCTCTTATCCATCCTGCAACACTCCACCTGCCCGGAAAACATCGATTTCCACTTCCTATGGAGTCACTTTGAGTCGGATATCTTCTCCAGCATCAACTCCACATTTCCTTTCCTGAACTTCAAGGTGTATCGGTTTGATTCGAATAGGGTTCGTGGGAAGATATCCAAGTCCATCAGGCGAGCTCTGGACCAGCCTTTGAACTACGCAAGGATATATCTCGGTGATATACTGCCGGCGGATGTCCGGCGGGTTATTTACCTTGATTCAGACCTGGTAATGGTGGACGACATCGCCAAGCTGTGGGGGGTGGAGCTGGGTGACAAGGTGCTGGCTGCGCCGGAGTACTGCCATGCTAATTTCACTAACTACTTCACCTCTGCGTTCTGGTCTGACCGGGCTTTGGCCCAGACGTTTGATGGCCGGAAGCCATGTTACTTCAACACAGGGGTGATGGTGGTGGACGTGGAGAAGTGGAGAGAAGGAGGGTATACTAAGAAGGTGGAAGAATGGATGGCGGtgcagaagaagaagaggatatATCAGTTGGGTTCTTTGCCTCCTTTCTTGCTTGTTTTGGCTGGAAATATGCAGCCAGTCCATCATAGATGGAACCAACATGGGTTGGGAGGAGACAATCTTGAAGGGAGATGTAGGAGTCTTCATCCAGGGCCAATAAGCCTGCTACATTGGAGTGGGAAAGGGAAGCCATGGTTGAGGTTGGACTCAAGGAGGCCATGCACCGTCGATCATCTGTGGGCGCCTTACGACCTCTACCGATCATCGACGAGCTCGCTAGAAGAATGAGGTCAATGGGGGAGCTTGGATTGATTGGCATTGAAGGATCATATGATTAGGAGAGCAAGAAGGTGACATTGATATATATGTGGgataacaaaaatattcaaaaaaaaaaaaaaaaaattgttgcctAGAAGTTCCATTTGAGGTGAAGTTGTGTAGAGGAATAACAAAACTTTTGCTGATCAGGTGGCGGAAGATGGAGGGTGTTAGGGGGACTATGAGGTATATATGTATGGAGGAAAATTATGGGTTTTGTTATTATCTTACCTACATCACTCAATGGTGTTCTTATGTGTAGATTAATCAAAAAATGAGTGCTGATTCCAGACGAATCTATGATTGTCTATCAGATTTTCCATGTTCTCCTTTGAACAACTTTTCTGTATATTAATTAATCATCTCCAAATTAATcccacatacatatatatacttatttctttccaattctctttttcttttgcttggaCCCCCACCCCTTTCTTGTACCAAAAGTTATGACTTCAACAGACCATTCAAAACAAATTCATGGAATAACTGACTTCACCATTCATTTTGAGGGATATTCATGGTTCTGATCATGGCTTGGGCCAAATCCCAGGGTGGGATTGTTGAAAAGGTTTGTGCAAAAAGGAAGAATCATGTATTACCCACATGTGATGAAAGTATGAAGCCATGATAAGATCATAATTGAAGTGATTGCAGATGCCTCTTCATGGAATGTGTTTGATGAAAACTTCAGAAATGCAGCAATGTACTGACCATGCACCATTTCTACCCATCATATTATTGccatagaaaaaatcaaaagctAATTAAGTTCTTGTTATTTAATCCCCAAAGGGGAGGAAACATTGACTAGAGAAGCATAGAATTGAGACGGGTGAATTTCACTAAGCAAGCTGCAGGGAATGATCTGTCACACATCGTATATGGCCACTTCAACACACAGAGGGATATTGCCCAATGAGCCAACTAACCTGACTCCAGAGTCCGTGCTAGAATTTTTTAGGCTCCATGGTGCTAGTCCTCTGCATTGCCTCCTTCCTCTGCCGGATGAAATCACCTGACATTTCATTTATGTTGGTGACCAGACTCACTGGGGGCCGTGGCCTTTCTGCTGTGCTGCCGGCCTTCCCTCCTTTTGTGGGAATTGGCTTGACCATAGGTGGCCCTTTATCTTGGAGCTGATCAGCAGAAGTTTTCCCATTAGATATTGCGATATCCCGAACTGCGGGAAGCTCCTTTCTCTGATCCTTCACTGGAACAGTCTCAGGTCCCTTCTGCAGTTGAACCTCAATGGCAGTGACAGTAGGACTACCACACCTCTTATCACCTCTATTTTTATACTCAATGGGCACATCCGTGGAGACTGGAGGCCGGAAGCCGATAAGTCTGCTCAAGACCAAGTTGAAGAGCCTGTGGCAGATGCCAAGAGGCTTGGAATCCTCCTCTTTCTGCATTACTGGTTTTGAAtatgaggtaaaaaaaaattgaagggtgGTTGGTATATGAACAAATGGACTGGATGGATGTATGATGattctattcttaagaaatgGGGTAGCCTCTGGTTTGAATGGGAAcgtctttttctcttttgattcaAAAGGGGTCTCATTTCTTGGACAAATTCAGCAGAAAAAAGCAAAAGGGGGAGCTTGCAAGAATATAAAGATTAGAAAGCACTGGTTGATACTATGGAATGGTGAGAGAATTGGAATTCTACCTTTGCTTGAAGCTTGTTATATTCCCAAATACCAGGAGACACGCCAATTTGCCATAGTTGTCTATACCCTACAAAAGATGGCTAGGTATGAATCAAACGTTTCTAGGCATTGGCTTCCAGGGCATTAGGAGATTTATATATGGCATTGGAATGATTCTATTCTAATGCAATCTCTTCATATCTCAATTATATTAACAAATTGATGGATTCTCTTGTACCCTTTGGATAATTAGTGTGAGAGAACAAAATACGTTGGACTTCCTTATCTTAGGTTTTGAAAAACACacattaaggaaaatgattttttttatatttaattttattataaaaaatatagaaaaatgaataaaatataattaaaattaattagatatttatgcattttcaaattatttaatttttatataaaaaaaataaaatgaatgaaatgagcTTGAAGTGatgtatgaaaataattaattgaatgtagatgaatttgttatttttcttcatttttacttgctttctattgttcatttttattttaatttacctcaaattttataaataaaattttataagaatcaAACATGATCTTAAAGTCTGATTATGGTGATTTTAGTGAAAGGATTTTAATTCAAATCATGTTCGATTCGATCCAATgattaaaatttgagatttttttttttttttgtgaaatatcGATAATATTGACGAAATATTGGTGATATATCAGTTTGAAAgcgaaaaataagtgaaataatcAAACTAGCTCGAATACTATGGAATTGATTCGGATATATCGATGGATATATCGAATATATCGGCAATTTATTGGGGAAATATCagagatttttttgaaagtttttttttaaaaaaatatttatcttttttttaattaatttttttattttaaatctatattatcaatttattttttattttaaatctatattatcattttattttattttatctttttttatttttaactactttttatatttatcatcaatggtgttattttaaattttttattccatcaaaaatttataataaattgtaaaaaatagaaaaacaaataactcaaagtctaaaaacaaattattttcaataaaaagtttaaaaaacaaacattttctAATCTTGTACCATTTGAGTTGAGCCTCTACCAATTTAAGATCAATGCTTCTTTTTACTAATATTTAAGGTTATACttgattattgaaaatttgtttggatatattcttttttttttttctatttttaaaaataaaaaataacagtaactttaatatatatagatgtaaaaactcttaaaattttacattaaaaaagtaatgattttaaaaattgttttaaaaaaattaagatatcaaaaaaaattaaagtaattttaaaaaatatgagataaatttatatttttttgtactatatgttttatttttatatagaagtttaaTAGGTGGGagagataaattattaaaaaaaaatgtattttcccCATCTTTTCTTCCACGTGGCTTGAGATGATTGGATTATAAACATAAACCCTAAAATTAGAATCCAATCCAACAAATGGCAAAGGTATTTTTGAATATTCTACACTAAGATTTGGGCTCATATTCTATGGGGCATTGCTTATCATATTCAAACACTACATTTGAGTATAGCATCCCTCCATTAATTAAGTTATCCTCATGGTTGTCTATGATGAAAAggacaaaaataatattatagacATCAAGCATTCAATTTGTAtcactttattattattattattattaaggaattttttattttatttttaaaaataaatcaaaaaaaaaaaaaaaaaaacactttgttTTCAAAACCCAATTTGGAAGTAActtctaaaatgaaaaatatggcTTGCTTTGCTATAAAGATACTTCATGCACCACCACCTAGATGTTGTTATAGCTTGGTCCACAAGATGCCAATgattatgatataatatttttttttatcttattattaaaaaaataaaaataaaatcatgccatgaattttatatttaagaaatccttttatttaaaataaggataatgttaataattttaaaattttaatgaattttttaattttaatgaaaatcctataataagaagaataatttataaattaaaatttttaaatgaatttcttGATCTTTAATATTTATGGTGaaatatgattttgaatttttttctttttttttattggttcaGATTTGTGAGGGACCATATTGATAGCATAGTCTGGCATGTAGAGGAacatgctctctctctctcgtacTCTTCTCTCTCAAGATTGTTAACTCATTTCTGTTTTCGCAATTTTTCTGAGAAATCCCAATTCTCTCTGATCGAAAACCCTAATTCTTTCCATGGATTTCTTCAAATCCGTTTTTTCAGACGACCCAGATCCTCCAAGATTCGACCCAGATCCGGAATCGCCCAAAAAACCATCCCAAAGCGAAGAAGACGATGCCCCAGATGCGAAACCGGACCCTAACCCTAATCCCAGTGCT
Above is a genomic segment from Vitis riparia cultivar Riparia Gloire de Montpellier isolate 1030 chromosome 7, EGFV_Vit.rip_1.0, whole genome shotgun sequence containing:
- the LOC117918669 gene encoding GPI transamidase component PIG-T produces the protein MAAVLRFLIAVLLFSSIASASLSQEEEEEFSEELLLKPLADRKVLAHFHFESKAPPTRTYGHHHRLFPKALYQLVQKFRIREMELSFTQGRWNYERWGGFDPISSSNAKPPGVELWAVFDVPHDLVDASWKNLTHTLSGLFCASINFLESSTAYSAPDWGFQPFSGSLRYGSLPREAVCTENLTPWLKLLPCRDKAGLAALMDRPSIYRGFYHSQRLRLSSTEFGSTEVESGIALDQTLTVVLQPTTSQRASMTYSSDSVLQPSWSLSSIFGRKVSGRCVLAKSSNVYVQVERGLVSELKNLHAEDEGSGAGNVTFEKTWNNPGFELSIAPNRVIKEVNILHDDTSIVLYEYLIDNYSNSEPFDLGFTWKFPVVWSSPQAPLHASRFLMGSGNERGAIAISLKATEPSDGLCVADTIENSCMLRFNVFQVVPWYVRVYFHTLQVFVDGKPQSVTDFIERMRISPSEDKVSPGVMEMALKLPCCVKSVTLTLEFDKGFLHIDEYPPDANQGFDIPSAVISFPDFHASMHFLKDDSLNKSPLLSKFQEKSPVLCYTEVLLVPLTTPDFSMPYNVITITCTVFALYFGSLLNVLRRRVGEEERFLKRKDSKKTGRLGQLLSKLFAKLRGKSWEPTQTQSASSSLISSKLIFKVILVAGIAAGWQYYSG
- the LOC117919057 gene encoding probable galacturonosyltransferase-like 4, encoding MALWSPPSSLPLLGLLSIIIFLRPTSVVTSPSGIRHGIIRKPSSYEPAVVLFREAPAFRNGDACGSSDADRIHVVMTLDANYLRGTIAALLSILQHSTCPENIDFHFLWSHFESDIFSSINSTFPFLNFKVYRFDSNRVRGKISKSIRRALDQPLNYARIYLGDILPADVRRVIYLDSDLVMVDDIAKLWGVELGDKVLAAPEYCHANFTNYFTSAFWSDRALAQTFDGRKPCYFNTGVMVVDVEKWREGGYTKKVEEWMAVQKKKRIYQLGSLPPFLLVLAGNMQPVHHRWNQHGLGGDNLEGRCRSLHPGPISLLHWSGKGKPWLRLDSRRPCTVDHLWAPYDLYRSSTSSLEE